In Dyella terrae, one DNA window encodes the following:
- the mtgA gene encoding monofunctional biosynthetic peptidoglycan transglycosylase has translation MTTRRPLFATLLRSIVILAAGWLLLSWLVVLVLRFVPPWTSAVMMERQVGAWVRSEQDFQLRHRWVPWSQVSPYVPLAMVAGEDQKFPFHHGFDFDSIQNAMDAADEGRRLRGASTISQQTAKNLFLWNGRSFVRKGLEAYFTVLIELTWPKQRILEVYMNIAELGNGVYGVGAASDVYFHTPPARLGPAQAARLAAVLPNPRRFRVDQPSAYVMGRANWIQGQMAQLGGPGYLRAEQAPANTRRRR, from the coding sequence ATGACCACACGACGCCCGCTGTTCGCCACCCTGTTGCGCTCGATCGTGATCCTGGCCGCGGGCTGGTTGCTCCTGAGCTGGCTGGTGGTGCTGGTGCTGCGCTTCGTCCCGCCCTGGACCTCGGCCGTGATGATGGAGCGCCAGGTGGGCGCCTGGGTGCGCAGCGAACAGGATTTCCAGCTGCGCCACCGCTGGGTGCCGTGGAGCCAGGTGTCGCCTTACGTGCCGCTCGCCATGGTGGCCGGAGAGGACCAGAAATTCCCCTTTCATCACGGCTTCGACTTCGATTCGATCCAGAACGCCATGGATGCCGCGGACGAAGGCCGGCGCCTGCGCGGCGCCAGCACCATCAGCCAGCAGACCGCAAAAAACCTGTTCCTTTGGAACGGCCGCAGCTTCGTCCGCAAAGGGCTGGAGGCGTATTTCACGGTGCTGATCGAGCTGACCTGGCCCAAGCAGCGCATTCTCGAGGTCTATATGAACATCGCTGAGCTGGGCAACGGCGTTTACGGCGTCGGCGCCGCCAGCGACGTGTACTTCCATACCCCGCCGGCACGCCTGGGCCCGGCCCAGGCAGCGCGACTGGCAGCCGTGCTGCCCAATCCGCGCCGCTTCCGCGTCGACCAGCCCAGCGCTTACGTGATGGGACGCGCCAACTGGATCCAGGGACAGATGGCGCAGCTCGGCGGCCCCGGCTACCTGCGCGCCGAACAGGCACCGGCAAACACCCGCCGCCGACGCTGA